AAGAAGTTTAAGGTATGTGGATGTTGAGCCACTTATATATCGCGATCTCTAAAGTCAGACTCATGATGTTAAGTTTTTTTCCTTTAACTTGAAACAGGAAGAGGTTGAGAGAGAGGAGGCACAGGCCTTACAGAAAATTGCAGCGATTTTAGCAACCTTGACATCTAATAGGACGGCTATGGTCAGTCGAGTGCATTATTGTTTCTATTCCTATGATCCTGTATTAATTAAGTACAGGATCACTGACTTCTGAAGAATATGTATTAGGTCTCAGAGGCATCAAGAAATATTAAGGACACAAGCATGCAACAGTCTAAGAGATTACAGCTAGAGATGCTCAACATGCAGCAAGTTTCAAAAGATGGTACCAAGGAAGTTAGTGGATATGTAGAGAACGTGAAAAGTCACTATGTGGAGCAAATATTCTCGGCCAGTGATATTAATGCTACCATGGAGAATTGCCTCCTTGAGTGGTGAGCTTTCGTTTGTTCTGTTCTGATCTTTTCTCTtaatctcttaatttttctctcttttgtttaGAGGATAATAGACAAAACACAGTACAAAACTATAGAACTATGCCAGTGATTTCAATGAATTTGCTAAAAATAGCTGAAATTTCAAActtgtatatttttgtaatgttatGCAGCTCAAAGACAGTAGAGTGTTCTAGGAAGCAGTGGGAAAGTGCCAACTCGTCCTCCTGCAATCTCCTCAAGAACAATCTTACAGAGATAGAATCCACAGTGAAGTAAGTTTTGCTTGTTTATGTCGTAGACTTGATCTTAATGAGCCACAGgaagttaaaattttcaacttctaTTAATGCATGACAGGGAAAACATCTTATCAAATCATGCTCTTAAGCAAGAATTTGTGTCTGCATCATTATCTATGGACTCAGATTGTGATGCAGTAACACGTACCCTGCTGGCAGATGTAAATGGTAAATTCTAGTCCATACATATATGTCTTATCCCATTCTTTCTTTTGTCTGAAATTGGACCGAGTAATAAACTTGCATTACTCCAGGTGCATTGATGATGGACCATGAGAATAAGAAGGCAATTGATTCCATGACCACAAGGTGGTTGGAGCAGCTTAACTCATTGCAAGATAAGCATGGCGAAGGTGTATCAAATATCCATGTTCAAGCAGAAAAAAGCCTGGTTAAAGATTACTTGGTACATACTTTATGGTCACATTTTGTTTTCGTTGTGGATATTTTGCGTAACTCATtagttttttactatttatcttgtgaaataaattttaactaaagcTTGTTTTCTCTTCTGTATGTGAAAAGGTTGATCAGAACGAAAGATTTCAGAAAAGAATTATATCAGTTCCCAGCCCGGCTTCCTTTGAGGAGATGAGAACACTGATCACAGAAGACAAGTCCACAGAGAACCCGCTGAAATTAATTCATGCAGAAAGCAAAACTCCAAATCGAACTCCTTTTGCAGACGTGAATTCAGTCAATTAATGGTGAGAAAGTTATATGAGAATGAAACTCCACAAAGCTCATCACTTAATGAGCTCTCTCTAACATGTACCCTCTCGTAGAGACTAAAGTTGTAGTTTAGTGTAAAAGGTCTATTTGAATTTTCCTATTTAGTTGAGGTGTGCTTCTGCACGCAATATGTATTCTCtccattttcaaaatcttgtgCTCCTTTTCCCTTGTGAAGTGTGAAGAAACTTCACTTCCGCGTGAATCCCACGTTGCGTCTCTTTCTCCCACTCCCTTAAAGCATGTTCCAGCACTGATCTTTCTATCATTCTAGAAACTCGCTGCTTTTTAACACATACATCGGATCTAACCACTGCCTCCACGCAAACAACTTTCAAACAAATTCATGTTTTTTCGATCCCATTTTATGAAATCCGTTTTCCTAGACACTAAGAAAACCTTGTTTTATCACACCAAATTGGCGTACTCCGCCCAAGTCTGTGTTCAATGAAGACTTAATGAGCGTTTACATTGAACTTTCTAATCACTTAAATATCACTATTAACTGctccaataaatttatttatttttttaatgtaaactcgttttattaatgtaaactattttaatatttaatattctttaaactttgtaacttttcttttacaattactttttaaaatataattttcctattaacttttattttaatatttttttattatcataaagtAAAAGAGCGTAAACACATGTTTTTCgctagtaaaataataataatatggttattatatcaaacaaatatgaattttggaaatacttatttattttttccatatATTAAATAGTATCTACACTATTATTTGTTTGGTGTATATACTCTGGTTGTCATAGAAATTATCTcgtttgtttttagtttatcgTTTtaagtagttgtttttttaattaaaaatattaagtaacttttttaaaattaatttttttttaatttggccatctttttaatttaactatttttcaaaactaaaataattatttacaataagaataataattttataattttttattataaaaaaggtGAAGCCAgtagtattttttaaaagttattctagaattataaaaaatatttaaaattacaaattttaacataagaagacattttttatttaattaaatgacaATAAATAGGAGAAAAACCCTGTTGCTTAGATTGAGATAAGAAGTAACTTTGGCTTTTCTTGACTAACCTAATAATACTAAAATTGGAATACTTTAAAGATTTGGAAGCTTCATGGAAGCGTTGTGTATCCGTACATATCCTATATTAGCTCAGTGCTCACGGACATTTCACTCGGTTGCTCTACCGTGTAACGTGCCTCCACTGAACTAGTATTGTGCGTGGGCATCAAGTCAGAGAATCAACTGCTCCATAAAATATCTCAAATTTTACTTctaatttaatatatctttGGTTAAAGAAAACGTTTTTTATTTAACTCTTACTTCTTAaagttaagataaaatttattattctttatctaTTATGTGTGAAAAAGGATcagattataaaatttattaatattttattgaattgaacATAATATATTTCACTTCCTAATTCTTGTAATAGAAGCTTAAGTGAGCAGTTACGGAAGCAGAAAGGGGTAGTGACGTAATTGGAGGAAAGTCAAAGTTCTTATTGATGTATAGTATAACGGAGTATCTTAATGAGGTGAACAAAACGGACTTTTTGACTTCTCAACAATGGCCTATAAATACTCCGTTTCAGCCTCAAAGTGTTCTGCCACATAACCACGTTGAATTAAACATGGTAGCCGTTCTGAAGAGGCAGAGAGAAAAGGAATCACAGGAGGAGTTCCAGTGCAAGACGTGTAACCGCAAATTCTCGTCGTTCCAAGCGTTGGGAGGTCACCGGGCCAGCCACAAGAAGCCCAAGTTGGAGGGAGAAGAAGGCAAGGATCTGAGTCTAAGCCGGAAGCCCAAAACGCACGAGTGTTCCATTTGCGGGCAGGGATTCTCGTTGGGCCAGGCCCTGGGAGGGCACATGAGAAAACACAGGGTAGGCACGAACGAAGGGTTTTCTTCAGTTATTGCGGAAGCACCGCTTCTGAAACGTTGGAATAGCAGCAAGAGGGTTATGTGCTTGGAGTTGGATCTCAACCTAACGCCGTTGGAAAATGACTTGAAGTTGTTGTTCGGAAACAAGGCTCCTACGGTGCATCTTTCCTTGTAgatttttctcattcttttcattattttttgtacaaattttcCTTATTCACTGATTGAATTCGGCTGTGTGCTGCTTCTGTGAGATGATCCGGAATTCTCACGCTGGATTTCTGTTTCGCTTTCTGAGGAAGAACCCCGTGAAATAGATAAATTCACGTTGCGTTTTCTTTTGATGTTGCTTAACGTGGATCAATACTGTAACGTTAGAAAcgtaaatttttcattttaaattttttgtatcaTATCAATAGACCAGTTACTTGTAAGAATGGCACGGTTCACAAGAAGTTCCAGGAACCTGATTAGTAGGTGAAAAAATAGTAGGAATCCGAttcttgattttgattttttaacttcaaaataaaggaggggattttgtaattttttttagaaagaattgaaaaaaaaagatttatttattaaaaaaaatacataatttttgaaTTCACAATTtctcctattttctttttcaactttatcATTAGTTACTTTATCACtgtctaataaatatatataatacaataatagAGAAAagtaatgtaatatttatttacaaaaacagaTTTTAAGCAAGAATAGTTtagaaaattatgtaaatttgttaactaaaaaagagagaatttaaaaaatagtggGAACTGTTTTACACAATTTGATTGTTGATTTCTGAACagtaatgtaataaaatataaataaattaaataaaatattttacaaataattatgaaaagaaaaataatggattgtagaaatatttttgaagtaACATTATTCActagttttttttgttattattattatcatcgttattttattaattatatttattaatatacataaatcttaaaattgtatacatatatttaatgcGTTTGGGTGTTCATGATCCAAAGGGAGTATGTCCTTATAAGTAATATGTTCGGTGTTCTTGGACGAACATGTCCCAGGTCTGGGACTGTTTCCCTGGTGAGTGTTTCAGCACGAACGACTCTCTGGCGTTCGTTCTTGTAATTTGTATGCAAGATGTGATTATCTGCACGGTTAGAATGAGAAAAAGAGTAGGCAAACAAACCAATGCATTTACAAGGTTAAacaattaatatcaaaataaattatgctaTAAGGCCGATTGGCCAAACAAATAAGACGGTCTTCGGTTGATTGTTTGGAGaccaaaattgaaattcatattAGGATGAACTTGTAACTGCTTTAGCACCTTGTGactagtaaaataatattaaaaatatagatgagaccgttcggtctttggTTGAATGTTTAAAGAATCCATATTAGGATGAATCATGGTCGAGATGTAATTACTTTACTGTCTTATGACCTacaagataatataaaataacttgagaattaaattgtaaaataattctagagggcttgattgattcctctcataatcttctatttataataataaattgatacaagagtacatgataattagagtaacctagacacaatataatcatgataattaNNNNNNNNNNNNNNNNNNNNNNNNNNNNNNNNNNNNNNNNNNNNNNNNNNNNNNNNNNNNNNNNNNNNNNNNNNNNNNNNNNNNNNNNNNNNNNNNNNNNNNNNNNNNNNNNNNNNNNNNNNNNNNNNNNNNNNNNNNNNNNNNNNNNNNNNNNNNNNNNNNNNNNNNNNNNNNNNNNNNNNNNNNNNNNNNNNNNNNNNNNNNNNNNNNNNNNNNNNNNNNNNNNNNNNNNNNNNNNNNNNNNNNNNNNNNNNNNNNNNNNNNNNNNNNNNNNNNNNNNNNNNNNNNNNNNNNNNNNNNNNNNNNNNNNNNNNNNNNNNNNNNNNNNNNNNNNNNNNNNNNNNNNNNNNNNNNNNNNNNNNNNNNNNNNNNNNNNNNNNNNNNNNNNNNNNNNNNNNNNNNNNNNNNNNNNNNNNNNNNNNNNNNNNNNNNNNNNNNNNNNNNNNNNNNNNNNNNNNNNNNNNNNNNNNNNNNNNNNNNNNNNNNNNNNNNNNNNNNNNNNNNNNNNNNNNNNNNNNNNNNNNNNNNNNNNNNNNNNNNNNNNNNNNNNNNNNNNNNNNNNNNNNNNNNNNNNNNNNNNNNNNNNNNNNNNNNNNNNNNNNNNNNNNNNNNNNNNNNNNNNNNNNNNNNNNNNNNNNNNNNNNNNNNNNNNNNNNNNNNNNNNNNNNNNNNNNNNNNNNNNNNNNNNNNNNNNNNNNNNNNNNNNNNNNNNNNNNNNNNNNNNNNNNNNNNNNNNNNNNNNNNNNNNNNNNNNNNNNNNNNNNNNNNNNNNNNNNNNNNNNNNNNNNNNNNNNNNNNNNNNNNNNNNNNNNNNNNNNNNNNNNNNNNNNNNNNNNNNNNNNNNNNNNNNNNNNNNNNNNNNNNNNNNNNNNNNNNNNNNNNNNNNNNNNNNNNNNNNNNNNNNNNNNNNNNNNNNNNNNNNNNNNNNNNNNNNNNNNNNNNNNNNNNNNNNNNNNNNNNNNNNNNNNNNNNNNNNNNNNNNNNNNNNNNNNNNNNNNNNNNNNNNNNNNNNNNNNNNNNNNNNNNNNNNNNNNNNNNNNNNNNNNNNNNNNNNNNNNNNNNNNNNNNNNNNNNNNNNNNNNNNNNNNNNNNNNNNNNNNNNNNNNNNNNNNNNNNNNNNNNNNNNNNNNNNNNNNNNNNNNNNNNNNNNNNNNNNNNNNNNNNNNNNNNNNNNNNNNNNNNNNNNNNNNNNNNNNNNNNNNNNNNNNNNNNNNNNNNNNNNNNNNNNNNNNNNNNNNNNNNNNNNNNNNNNNNNNNNNNNNNNNNNNNNNNNNNNNNNNNNNNNNNNNNNNNNNNNNNNNNNNNNNNNNNNNNNNNNNNNNNNNNNNNNNNNNNNNNNNNNNNNNNNNNNNNNNNNNNNNNNNNNNNNNNNNNNNNNNNNNNNNNNNNNNNNNNNNNNNNNNNNNNNNNNNNNNNNNNNNNNNNNNNNNNNNNNNNNNNNNNNNNNNNNNNNNNNNNNNNNNNNNNNNNNNNNNNNNNNNNNNNNNNNNNNNNNNNNNNNNNNNNNNNNNNNNNNNNNNNNNNNNNNNNNNNNNNNNNNNNNNNNNNNNNNNNNNNNNNNNNNNNNNNNNNNNNNNNNNNNNNNNNNNNNNNNNNNNNNNNNNNNNNNNNNNNNNNNNNNNNNNNNNNNNNNNNNNNNNNNNNNNNNNNNNNNNNNNNNNNNNNNNNNNNNNNNNNNNNNNNNNNNNNNNNNNNNNNNNNNNNNNNNNNNNNNNNNNNNNNNNNNNNNNNNNNNNNNNNNNNNNNNNNNNNNNNNNNNNNNNNNNNNNNNNNNNNNNNNNNNNNNNNNNNNNNNNNNNNNNNNNNNNNNNNNNNNNNNNNNNNNNNNNNNNNNNNNNNNNNNNNNNNNNNNNNNNNNNNNNNNNNNNNNNNNNNNNNNNNNNNNNNNNNNNNNNNNNNNNNNNNNNNNNNNNNNNNNNNNNNNNNNNNNNNNNNNNNNNNNNNNNNNNNNNNNNNNNNNNNNNNNNNNNNNNNNNNNNNNNNNNNNNNNNNNNNNNNNNNNNNNNNNNNNNNNNNNNNNNNNNNNNNNNNNNNNNNNNNNNNNNNNNNNNNNNNNNNNNNNNNNNNNNNNNNNNNNNNNNNNNNNNNNNNNNNNNNNNNNNNNNNNNNNNNNNNNNNNNNNNNNNNNNNNNNNNNNNNNNNNNNNNNNNNNNNNNNNNNNNNNNNNNNNNNNNNNNNNNNNNNNNNNNNNNNNNNNNNNNNNNNNNNNNNNNNNNNNNNNNNNNNNNNNNNNNNNNNNNNNNNNNNNNNNNNNNNNNNNNNNNNNNNNNNNNNNNNNNNNNNNNNNNNNNNNNNNNNNNNNNNNNNNNNNNNNNNNNNNNNNNNNNNNNNNNNNNNNNNNNNNNNNNNNNNNNNNNNNNNNNNNNNNNNNNNNNNNNNNNNNNNNNNNNNNNNNNNNNNNNNNNNNNNNNNNNNNNNNNNNNNNNNNNNNNNNNNNNNNNNNNNNNNNNNNNNNNNNNNNNNNNNNNNNNNNNNN
This genomic interval from Vigna radiata var. radiata cultivar VC1973A chromosome 8, Vradiata_ver6, whole genome shotgun sequence contains the following:
- the LOC106771374 gene encoding zinc finger protein ZAT11; this encodes MYSITEYLNEVNKTDFLTSQQWPINTPFQPQSVLPHNHVELNMVAVLKRQREKESQEEFQCKTCNRKFSSFQALGGHRASHKKPKLEGEEGKDLSLSRKPKTHECSICGQGFSLGQALGGHMRKHRVGTNEGFSSVIAEAPLLKRWNSSKRVMCLELDLNLTPLENDLKLLFGNKAPTVHLSL